A single Lolium perenne isolate Kyuss_39 chromosome 6, Kyuss_2.0, whole genome shotgun sequence DNA region contains:
- the LOC127305461 gene encoding phosphoenolpyruvate carboxylase kinase 2-like: MSNTGGEEALRQQYVLGEEIGRGRFGVVRRCYSAASGESLAVKSTPKAPLRDKSDPLDLALAEQEPKVHLLASAPPCSPHVVALHAAFEDAHAVHLVIDLCDGGDLFSLISARGRLPEHEAAGIAAQLAAALAACHRRGVAHRDVKPDNLLFDAATGALKLGDFGSAEWFVDGRAMSGLVGTPYYVAPEVVAGREYGEKVDVWSAGVVLYMMLSGTVPFYGATAPEIFEAVLRGTLRFPPRAFAKVSPEAKDLLRRMLCRDVSRRFSAEQVLRHPWIVSRGGNAVAD, from the coding sequence ATGAGCAACACCGGCGGCGAGGAGGCGCTGAGGCAGCAGTACGTCCTCGGCGAGGAGATCGGTCGCGGCCGCTTCGGGGTCGTCCGCCGCTGCTACTCCGCCGCCTCCGGGGAGTCCCTCGCCGTCAAGTCCACGCCCAAGGCGCCGCTCCGGGACAAGTCCGACCCGCTCGACCTGGCCCTGGCCGAGCAGGAGCCCAAGGTGCACCTCCTCGCCTCCGCGCCGCCCTGCAGCCCGCACGTGGTCGCGCTCCACGCCGCCTTCGAGGACGCGCACGCCGTCCACCTCGTCATCGACCTCTGCGACGGcggggacctcttctccctcatcTCCGCCCGCGGCCGCCTCCCCGAGCACGAGGCCGCCGGGATCGCGGCCCAGCTCGCCGCCGCGCTCGCGGCCTGCCACCGCCGCGGGGTCGCGCACCGGGACGTCAAGCCCGACAACCTCCTCTTCGACGCCGCCACGGGCGCGCTCAAGCTCGGCGACTTCGGCTCCGCGGAGTGGTTCGTGGACGGGCGGGCCATGTCGGGGTTGGTGGGAACGCCCTACTACGTCGCGCCCGAGGTGGTCGCCGGGAGGGAGTACGGCGAGAAGGTGGACGTGTGGAGCGCCGGGGTGGTGCTGTACATGATGCTCTCCGGGACCGTGCCCTTCTACGGCGCCACCGCGCCCGAGATCTTCGAGGCCGTGCTCCGTGGCACCCTGCGCTTCCCTCCGCGCGCCTTCGCGAAAGTCTCGCCTGAGGCTAAGGACCTCCTGCGCCGCATGCTGTGCAGGGACGTCTCCCGGAGGTTCTCCGCCGAGCAGGTCCTGAGGCATCCATGGATCGTGAGCCGTGGCGGGAATGCGGTGGCGGACTGA